One Pleurocapsa sp. PCC 7327 DNA segment encodes these proteins:
- the rpmB gene encoding 50S ribosomal protein L28, whose product MSRRCQLTGKKANNAYAISHSHRRTKKLQQANLQWKRIWWPEGNRWVRLRLSTKAIKTLEKKGIDAMAKEAGVNLNKF is encoded by the coding sequence ATGTCTCGCAGATGTCAGTTAACTGGCAAAAAGGCGAATAATGCCTATGCCATTTCTCACTCCCACCGCCGCACCAAGAAGCTACAGCAGGCGAACTTGCAGTGGAAGCGGATTTGGTGGCCCGAAGGCAATCGCTGGGTGAGGCTGCGCCTTTCGACAAAAGCTATCAAAACGTTAGAGAAGAAAGGAATAGACGCGATGGCAAAAGAAGCTGGTGTTAATCTCAATAAATTTTAA
- a CDS encoding S9 family peptidase, which produces MTSPQTAPYGSWKSPITSDLIVAGTIGLGGVAFDGEDIYWLEGRPTEGGRNVLVRRTPDGTVTDITPRPFNVRTRVHEYGGGSYLIVDGTIYFSNFADQRIYKQTRGSQPQPLTPESKRRYADAIIDSQRNRLICICEDHTQADREPENTIVSVDLDTGEVRVLVSGSDFYSSPRLCTNGTHLAWMSWNHPNMPWDESQLWIATINADGSLGEATCIAGGTEESIGEPRWSPDGRLYFSSDRTGWWNLYRYNRDGTIESLCEMEAEFAYPHWVFGLSNYGFASESRIICTYTQNGSWYLASLDANTKQLQPIDTPYNNISSLRVRENKILFIGGSPTQQTAVVILDLETGKTEILKRSSDLEIDPGYLSIPEALAFPTENGLTAYAWYYPPKNKDCVAPEGELPPLLVKSHGGPTAAASASLNLRVQYWTSRGFAYLDVNYGGSTGYGREYRQRLDRNWGIVDVDDCVNAAKYLVRQGKADGNRMAISGGSAGGYTTLAALTFKDTFKAGASYYGVSDLEVLVRDTHKFESHYLDRLVGKYPEQKAIYETRSPIYHINRLSCPVIFFQGLEDRVVPPNQAEMMVDVLKKKGLPVAYVPFEGEQHGFRRAENIKCALDGEFYFYSRVFGFEPADAIAPIAIDNL; this is translated from the coding sequence GGAAGGAGGAAGAAACGTACTCGTCAGGCGCACTCCTGATGGAACTGTAACAGATATTACGCCGCGACCTTTTAACGTGCGTACTCGCGTCCACGAATACGGCGGCGGTTCATACCTAATAGTCGATGGCACGATTTACTTTTCCAATTTTGCCGACCAACGGATTTATAAACAAACGCGAGGTTCCCAACCGCAACCCCTAACACCAGAATCAAAGCGACGCTACGCAGATGCAATCATTGACTCACAACGAAATCGCTTGATTTGTATTTGCGAAGACCATACGCAAGCAGATAGAGAACCAGAAAATACAATAGTCAGCGTCGATTTAGATACTGGTGAAGTTCGGGTATTAGTTTCGGGTAGCGATTTCTATTCTTCTCCCCGTTTGTGTACCAATGGTACACATTTAGCATGGATGAGTTGGAATCATCCCAATATGCCTTGGGACGAGTCGCAACTATGGATTGCAACCATCAATGCCGATGGTTCGCTTGGCGAAGCAACATGTATTGCCGGAGGAACCGAAGAATCTATTGGCGAACCGCGATGGTCGCCCGACGGGAGGTTATATTTTTCTAGCGATCGCACGGGTTGGTGGAATCTCTATCGCTACAATCGAGATGGAACAATTGAATCTCTGTGCGAAATGGAGGCAGAGTTTGCCTACCCTCATTGGGTGTTTGGACTTTCTAACTACGGATTTGCCTCTGAATCTCGAATTATTTGCACCTATACCCAAAATGGAAGTTGGTATTTAGCTAGTTTGGATGCCAATACCAAACAACTCCAACCTATCGATACGCCTTACAATAACATTTCCTCGCTTCGGGTACGGGAAAATAAAATTCTCTTCATCGGCGGTTCGCCAACACAACAAACGGCAGTAGTTATACTAGACTTGGAGACGGGGAAAACAGAGATTCTCAAACGATCCAGCGATCTAGAAATCGATCCTGGATATTTATCTATCCCAGAAGCGCTCGCATTTCCGACAGAAAACGGTCTAACTGCCTACGCTTGGTATTATCCGCCCAAAAATAAAGATTGCGTCGCACCAGAAGGAGAATTACCTCCCCTACTGGTCAAAAGTCATGGCGGTCCGACTGCTGCTGCCTCAGCTAGCTTAAACTTAAGGGTTCAGTATTGGACGAGTCGCGGGTTTGCCTATTTGGACGTTAACTATGGAGGAAGTACGGGTTACGGGCGAGAATATCGCCAACGGTTGGATAGAAACTGGGGAATTGTGGACGTAGACGACTGCGTTAATGCGGCAAAATATCTCGTCCGACAAGGAAAAGCGGACGGCAATCGCATGGCGATTTCTGGCGGTAGTGCGGGGGGATATACAACCCTAGCTGCCCTTACTTTTAAAGATACCTTTAAAGCAGGAGCCAGTTATTATGGAGTCAGCGATTTAGAGGTATTGGTAAGGGATACCCATAAGTTTGAATCGCACTACCTCGATCGCTTAGTTGGTAAATATCCCGAACAGAAAGCTATTTACGAAACGCGATCGCCCATTTATCATATCAATCGCCTTTCCTGTCCCGTTATCTTTTTCCAAGGACTAGAAGATCGAGTCGTCCCTCCCAATCAAGCGGAAATGATGGTGGACGTTTTGAAAAAGAAAGGATTGCCCGTCGCTTACGTTCCTTTTGAGGGCGAACAACATGGTTTTCGTCGTGCCGAAAATATCAAATGCGCCTTAGACGGGGAATTTTACTTTTATTCTCGCGTGTTTGGATTCGAGCCTGCCGACGCGATCGCGCCAATCGCGATCGATAATTTGTAA